A region from the Volucribacter amazonae genome encodes:
- a CDS encoding O-antigen ligase family protein has translation MGLLGIDFFIQQWWIKEKLPRVNGFSYEPSYYATYLYIGWTLLLYLFFKNFELFYKYKYIFIIITLAILLSSSRMSYVMMLSAFLYLFVNSIIKDVINNRKIKRRDLNIILFLFIGIIIISSIFIYNFDDLIFLLHDTGLFGTTSHSVSMRSSDAMNTISVFLESPFIGYSLGGIAPAIAKFQGIIISTQEEAKNFEGMNIFLEMLAAGGILGFLCFILYLRKLFSSSLNIAKNLLPYNKVMADIILAIRFSLFWELVILCFNQNILRPYLWVLIAMLNAHIFLGYKWYQRKIENKQGKI, from the coding sequence TTGGGACTTTTAGGAATAGATTTCTTTATACAACAATGGTGGATAAAGGAAAAGCTACCTAGAGTTAATGGTTTTTCTTATGAACCATCATATTATGCTACTTATTTATATATTGGTTGGACACTATTATTATATTTATTTTTTAAGAATTTTGAACTTTTTTATAAATATAAATATATTTTTATTATTATTACATTAGCTATTTTGTTGTCTTCTTCGCGAATGTCTTATGTAATGATGTTGAGTGCGTTTCTATACCTTTTTGTTAATTCAATCATTAAAGATGTTATAAATAATCGTAAGATAAAGAGAAGGGATTTAAATATAATTTTATTTTTATTTATTGGTATAATTATTATTTCATCTATTTTTATATATAATTTTGATGACCTTATCTTTTTATTACATGATACAGGATTATTTGGTACAACTTCTCATTCAGTATCAATGCGTAGTAGCGATGCAATGAATACGATTTCTGTATTTTTAGAAAGCCCATTTATAGGTTATAGCCTAGGCGGAATAGCTCCAGCCATAGCAAAATTTCAAGGAATAATTATTTCTACGCAAGAGGAAGCGAAGAATTTTGAGGGAATGAATATATTCTTAGAAATGTTAGCAGCTGGTGGTATTTTGGGGTTTTTATGTTTTATTCTATATTTAAGAAAGTTATTTTCTTCTTCATTAAATATAGCTAAAAATCTTTTACCTTATAATAAGGTTATGGCAGATATAATTTTAGCTATTAGATTTTCATTGTTCTGGGAGTTGGTTATATTATGTTTTAATCAAAATATATTGCGTCCTTATTTGTGGGTATTAATTGCGATGTTGAATGCTCATATCTTTTTAGGGTATAAATGGTATCAAAGAAAAATAGAGAATAAACAAGGTAAAATATGA
- a CDS encoding oligosaccharide flippase family protein, whose amino-acid sequence MKLINKDKKLLLSNFLSLTLLQLFSYILPLITLPYLVNVLSTEYYGLVVFSQSFIVFFSIFVDFGFNLSAVKAIAIYQKNKLKLQQIYSSVMFIKTILLIVSFFLLIIITNVFDKFQQYRYIYFLSFLYVIGQAYFPIWFFQGVEKMKFITVINIIVKIFFTCSIFIFVKRETDFYLVPILNGLGNILGAILSIYIVYTKFKVRFITVSINQIIYYFKDSFQYFLSNISVNFYTGVNTVILGMVTTNNIVAYYNMAEQLYKAMLAFTGPLTAVLYPYMTRTKNIVFFKYILIGVASICTIGCIFMINLDQFILTLFYNNNVNYFVIKIFDIFTVSFIIATISCMLGYPFLGSIGYINHANNSIIFGAIFHLLSIICLYLFDSISIMNIALLVLATESVVLFYRIFYSFKIIRKGKLNENSY is encoded by the coding sequence ATGAAGCTTATAAATAAAGATAAGAAATTATTATTATCAAATTTTTTATCTCTAACATTATTACAATTATTTTCCTATATACTACCTTTAATAACATTACCTTATTTAGTTAATGTATTATCAACGGAGTATTATGGGTTAGTGGTATTTTCCCAATCATTTATTGTGTTTTTTTCTATTTTTGTAGATTTTGGTTTTAATTTATCAGCAGTAAAGGCGATAGCAATTTATCAAAAGAATAAGTTAAAGTTACAACAAATTTATTCATCTGTGATGTTTATCAAAACAATATTATTAATTGTTTCATTTTTTCTATTGATAATTATTACGAATGTTTTTGATAAATTTCAACAGTATAGATATATTTATTTTTTATCTTTTTTATACGTTATTGGGCAAGCATATTTTCCTATTTGGTTTTTCCAAGGTGTAGAAAAAATGAAGTTTATTACTGTAATAAATATAATAGTAAAGATATTTTTCACATGTTCAATATTTATTTTTGTAAAAAGAGAAACTGATTTTTATTTAGTTCCTATTCTAAATGGATTAGGAAACATTTTGGGTGCGATTTTATCAATATATATAGTTTATACTAAATTTAAAGTTAGATTTATTACTGTATCAATAAATCAAATTATTTATTATTTTAAAGATAGTTTCCAATATTTTTTATCTAATATTTCAGTTAATTTTTATACAGGTGTTAATACTGTTATATTAGGAATGGTTACTACTAATAATATAGTTGCTTATTACAATATGGCTGAACAATTATATAAGGCAATGCTTGCTTTTACAGGTCCATTAACAGCCGTACTTTATCCCTATATGACGAGAACTAAAAATATTGTATTTTTTAAGTATATCCTTATAGGGGTAGCTAGTATTTGTACTATTGGATGTATATTTATGATTAATTTAGATCAATTCATATTAACACTATTTTATAATAATAACGTAAATTATTTTGTAATAAAGATATTTGATATATTTACTGTTTCATTTATTATTGCTACTATTAGTTGTATGTTGGGCTATCCTTTTTTAGGTAGTATTGGTTATATTAATCATGCTAATAATAGTATTATTTTTGGGGCAATTTTTCATTTGCTGAGCATAATATGTCTTTATTTATTTGACTCTATTAGTATTATGAATATAGCATTATTAGTTCTTGCCACTGAAAGTGTAGTATTATTTTATAGAATTTTTTATTCTTTCAAAATTATTAGAAAGGGAAAACTAAATGAGAATAGCTATTGA
- a CDS encoding glycosyltransferase family 4 protein has protein sequence MKKALIHDWFSTFGGAEKCIENITNIWNDFDIYSLIDFLDDNNREIILKGKRANTSFIQKLPKAKDKYRNYLPLFPFAIEQFNLENYDVILSSSHCVAKGVLTHANQLHISYVHTPVRYAWDLYFRYLEESGLQKGIKGLLAKYFLHKLRIWDQSTINRVDHYIANSYYIAKRIEKIYSRKSDVIYPPVDINKFQLNSNKEDFYLTASRLVPYKKIDLIVETFSHTNKKLIVIGAGPDMDKIKAKASKNIEILGYQPDSVLIDFMSKAKAFVFAAEEDFGIIPVEAQACGTPVICFNKGGARETVINNQTGIYFEQQNISSLAEAINKFEQRQEKFDPNFIRENSLRFSAERFEKEIKEYIENKYELFRG, from the coding sequence ATGAAAAAAGCACTAATTCATGATTGGTTCTCTACTTTTGGTGGAGCAGAGAAATGCATCGAAAATATTACTAATATTTGGAATGATTTTGATATTTATAGTTTGATTGATTTTTTAGATGATAACAACAGAGAAATAATACTTAAGGGAAAGCGAGCGAATACAAGCTTTATTCAGAAATTACCTAAAGCTAAAGATAAATACAGAAATTATCTTCCGCTTTTTCCATTTGCCATTGAACAATTTAATCTTGAAAATTACGATGTTATTTTGTCTTCTTCTCATTGTGTTGCTAAAGGGGTATTAACACATGCTAATCAATTACATATTAGTTATGTACACACTCCTGTGCGTTATGCTTGGGATTTATATTTTCGTTATTTAGAAGAAAGTGGATTGCAGAAAGGAATAAAAGGGCTTTTAGCAAAATATTTTTTACATAAACTTAGAATTTGGGATCAATCCACAATAAATCGAGTAGATCATTACATTGCAAATTCTTATTATATTGCAAAAAGAATAGAAAAAATTTATAGCAGAAAATCAGATGTTATTTATCCACCTGTTGATATAAATAAATTTCAATTAAATTCTAATAAAGAAGATTTTTATTTAACTGCCTCCCGGTTAGTTCCTTATAAGAAAATTGATCTTATTGTTGAAACCTTTAGTCATACAAATAAGAAACTTATTGTTATTGGAGCAGGACCAGATATGGATAAGATAAAAGCAAAGGCAAGTAAAAATATTGAAATTCTAGGCTATCAACCAGATTCTGTATTAATTGACTTTATGAGTAAGGCAAAAGCCTTCGTTTTTGCGGCAGAAGAAGATTTTGGTATAATCCCCGTTGAGGCTCAGGCTTGTGGAACCCCCGTTATTTGTTTTAATAAAGGAGGTGCAAGAGAAACTGTTATTAATAACCAAACAGGAATATATTTTGAACAACAGAATATAAGTAGTTTAGCTGAGGCCATTAATAAGTTTGAACAAAGGCAGGAAAAATTTGATCCTAATTTTATTAGAGAGAATTCATTGAGATTCTCAGCTGAACGATTTGAGAAAGAGATAAAAGAATATATAGAAAATAAATATGAGTTATTTAGAGGATAA
- the lnt gene encoding apolipoprotein N-acyltransferase yields MKNIFYYLTALLTGASGVLAFSPFDLWGFAYISLIGLLLVAKIPQKKTALWATFCWGLSFFSLGVNWLHVSIHQFGGASLIVSYLFVVILSAYLALYPVLFTYLIRRFHIEKLAMFPVIWTFTEFLRGWLLTGFPWLQFGYSQIDSPFAGLAPLFGVTGLTFFTMWASAVIASLLFALFKSPRSINLIVSHSLMLLVVAGLSYLASYKTYTQPQTERALTITLAQGNIEQNLKWDPQHLQNTLDIYWQQIYQHLGKSDLIILPESAFPITENNIAPLLMELQQTAQAKGTEIIIGTVYADRAIGKLFNSMIVLANAQQPYQLDNNPNRYNKHHLVPFGEYVPLEQLLRPLGTIFNLPMSAFQAGDRLQSPLSSKGFYFTPAICYEIILGEQVRQNLKKNTDFILTISNDAWFGNSIGPWQHLQMARMRALELGKPVIRATNTGITAFINAQGKIIAQAPQFKQTTLTQKLSPVTGTTPYALFGNKPLYILSFLILVSWGIGWLVERKIKNSINHKIR; encoded by the coding sequence ATGAAAAATATTTTTTATTATTTGACCGCACTTTTAACAGGTGCATCAGGTGTTTTAGCGTTTTCCCCTTTTGATCTATGGGGATTTGCTTATATTTCTTTAATTGGCTTACTTTTGGTAGCAAAAATTCCGCAAAAAAAGACCGCACTTTGGGCAACCTTTTGTTGGGGATTGAGTTTTTTTAGCTTAGGCGTAAACTGGCTACATGTGAGTATTCACCAATTTGGCGGAGCATCGCTTATTGTAAGTTATTTATTCGTGGTTATTCTTTCCGCTTACCTCGCCCTTTACCCTGTATTATTCACTTATCTCATTCGCCGTTTTCATATTGAAAAACTGGCAATGTTCCCAGTAATATGGACATTTACCGAGTTTTTGCGTGGTTGGCTATTGACAGGTTTCCCTTGGTTACAATTTGGTTACAGTCAAATAGATAGCCCTTTTGCGGGGCTTGCGCCTCTTTTTGGTGTAACAGGGCTTACCTTTTTTACCATGTGGGCAAGTGCGGTCATCGCGAGCCTACTTTTTGCCTTGTTCAAATCACCACGCTCAATCAACCTTATTGTCAGTCATAGCCTTATGTTACTTGTAGTGGCTGGATTAAGTTATTTAGCGAGTTATAAAACCTATACGCAACCGCAAACTGAACGAGCCTTAACCATTACCTTGGCACAAGGTAACATTGAACAAAATCTCAAATGGGATCCGCAACATTTACAAAATACCCTAGATATTTATTGGCAACAAATTTATCAACATCTTGGCAAATCTGATTTAATCATTTTGCCAGAATCTGCATTTCCTATTACTGAAAATAATATCGCTCCTTTGCTTATGGAATTACAACAAACAGCCCAAGCTAAAGGCACAGAAATTATTATCGGAACGGTTTATGCCGATAGGGCTATCGGTAAATTATTTAATTCAATGATTGTATTGGCAAATGCACAACAGCCTTATCAGCTTGATAATAATCCCAATCGCTATAATAAACATCATCTCGTGCCTTTCGGCGAATATGTACCGCTAGAACAATTATTGCGTCCATTAGGCACAATATTTAATTTACCAATGTCAGCTTTTCAAGCAGGCGACAGGCTACAATCTCCTTTATCCAGTAAAGGCTTTTATTTCACCCCAGCAATTTGTTACGAAATTATTTTAGGTGAACAAGTAAGACAAAACCTTAAGAAGAATACTGATTTTATCCTCACTATTTCAAATGATGCTTGGTTTGGCAACTCTATCGGACCTTGGCAACACCTACAAATGGCAAGAATGCGAGCCTTAGAATTGGGAAAACCCGTTATCCGAGCAACTAATACAGGCATAACCGCATTTATTAATGCACAAGGTAAAATTATCGCCCAAGCCCCACAATTTAAACAAACCACCCTAACCCAAAAACTTTCCCCCGTAACAGGCACAACACCTTACGCCCTATTTGGCAATAAACCGTTGTATATTTTGTCGTTTTTGATATTAGTGAGTTGGGGGATTGGGTGGTTGGTAGAGAGAAAGATAAAGAACTCAATTAATCATAAAATTAGATAA
- the corC gene encoding CNNM family magnesium/cobalt transport protein CorC (CorC(YbeX) belongs to the Cyclin M Mg2+ Exporter (CNNM) family, and was characterized as belonging to a set of three proteins, at least one of which must be present for CorA to function.), which produces MQNEEPAQSPNQAENQSKKSFFQTLFSRFFQGELKDRKDLVEVIRDSEQNELIDQNTREMIEGVIEIAELRVRDIMIPRSQIVFIKSDQDLDSCLDIIIDSAHSRFPVVSDERDNVEGLLLAKDLLKFLRSNAEEFNLKSLLRPAVIVPESKRVDRMLKDFRAERFHMAIVVDEFGGISGVVTIEDILEQIVGDIEDEFDEEDVADIRQLSRHSYAVRALTDIEDFNQQFATHFADEEVDTIGGLVMQAFGYLPVKGEEICLDNINFKVTSADSRRIIQLRVTIPDQQLAEMDKIKETTGEE; this is translated from the coding sequence ATGCAAAACGAAGAACCAGCACAGTCGCCGAATCAGGCAGAAAATCAGAGTAAGAAAAGTTTTTTTCAAACCCTATTCAGTCGCTTTTTCCAAGGTGAACTAAAAGATCGTAAAGATCTCGTGGAAGTCATACGGGATTCAGAACAAAATGAATTAATCGATCAAAATACCCGCGAAATGATCGAAGGGGTCATTGAAATTGCCGAATTGCGTGTACGAGATATTATGATCCCTCGCTCACAAATTGTGTTTATTAAATCAGATCAAGATCTTGATTCTTGTCTTGATATTATTATTGACTCCGCCCATTCTCGTTTTCCTGTGGTTAGTGATGAACGAGATAACGTAGAAGGTCTATTACTCGCCAAAGATTTATTAAAATTTTTGCGTTCTAATGCGGAGGAATTTAATCTTAAAAGTCTATTACGTCCAGCAGTGATTGTACCAGAAAGTAAACGTGTTGATCGTATGTTAAAGGATTTTCGTGCTGAACGCTTTCATATGGCAATCGTAGTGGACGAGTTTGGTGGCATATCTGGTGTTGTGACTATTGAAGATATTTTAGAGCAAATTGTTGGCGATATTGAAGATGAATTTGATGAAGAAGATGTTGCGGATATTCGCCAATTATCACGCCATAGCTACGCGGTACGAGCATTAACGGATATTGAAGATTTTAACCAACAATTTGCCACCCATTTTGCCGATGAAGAAGTGGATACCATTGGCGGATTAGTAATGCAAGCCTTTGGTTACTTACCTGTCAAGGGCGAAGAAATCTGCTTAGATAATATTAATTTTAAAGTTACCTCTGCGGATAGTCGCCGTATTATCCAATTGCGTGTAACAATTCCTGATCAACAATTGGCTGAAATGGATAAAATAAAAGAAACAACAGGCGAAGAATAA
- a CDS encoding mannose-1-phosphate guanylyltransferase, with the protein MSYLEDNMINLILCGGSGTRLWPLSRTQIPKQFIELFHQGSLYQMTLARNNKYCDEVIALVNEKQFYLANNQAKDIYNIRYILEPIGRNTAPAIALACFDLNEDDIVLVTSSDQLIKNEENYLRMVDKAQNLANNDFLVAFGLKPKYPETGFGYIETIDQENVLSFKEKPDFNTAKQYFENDRYYWNCGIFCFKAGVFLDELKIYSPDIYFTTKQAYDNSKVNGASRSIDIKDMLNIPSDSIDYAVMEKSNKIKVVCGDLGWSDVGSFDSLEKEFIKNIDNNNITEHHVSINSKNNFIWSSKKVVTIDVDDLIIVDTDDALLITKKGSSQKVKDAVDFLKQIEPKLLK; encoded by the coding sequence ATGAGTTATTTAGAGGATAATATGATAAATTTAATTCTATGTGGTGGATCTGGAACTAGGCTTTGGCCATTAAGTCGTACTCAAATACCTAAACAATTTATTGAGTTATTTCATCAAGGATCGCTTTACCAAATGACATTAGCCAGGAATAATAAATATTGTGATGAGGTTATTGCCTTAGTTAATGAAAAGCAATTTTATTTGGCTAACAATCAAGCTAAAGATATTTATAATATTCGTTACATTTTAGAACCAATAGGAAGAAATACCGCTCCAGCAATAGCTTTAGCTTGTTTTGATCTAAATGAAGATGATATTGTGTTAGTTACATCTTCAGATCAATTAATAAAAAATGAGGAAAACTATCTTAGAATGGTTGATAAAGCACAAAATTTAGCTAATAATGATTTTCTAGTTGCCTTTGGTTTAAAACCTAAATATCCTGAAACTGGTTTTGGTTATATAGAAACGATTGATCAAGAAAATGTTCTTAGTTTTAAGGAAAAACCTGATTTTAATACAGCTAAGCAATATTTTGAGAACGATAGATATTATTGGAATTGTGGTATATTTTGTTTCAAAGCAGGTGTTTTTTTAGATGAATTAAAAATTTATTCTCCCGATATCTATTTTACTACTAAACAAGCATATGATAATAGTAAGGTAAATGGAGCTAGTCGCTCTATTGATATAAAAGATATGCTGAATATTCCCTCTGATAGCATTGATTATGCAGTAATGGAAAAATCTAATAAGATTAAAGTAGTTTGTGGTGATTTAGGTTGGTCTGATGTAGGAAGTTTTGACTCTTTAGAAAAAGAGTTTATTAAAAATATTGATAATAATAATATTACGGAGCATCATGTATCAATAAATAGTAAGAATAATTTTATATGGAGTAGTAAAAAAGTAGTTACTATTGATGTAGATGATTTAATTATTGTTGATACAGACGATGCATTATTAATTACTAAAAAAGGCTCTTCTCAGAAAGTGAAAGATGCAGTTGATTTTTTAAAACAAATAGAGCCTAAACTATTAAAATAG
- a CDS encoding glycosyltransferase family 4 protein, with product MILFDSRWIGDHGIGRFAKEIYDRMDMKGFYNTYKPTSPYDPLRLSFNKNISSYDLFFSPGYNAPLISKKPYILTIHDLNHIDRKENSSILKNIYYRTVLAILCQKSLAIFTVSEFSKRRIVEFFHVPRQKIFVVGNGVSAEFLPYGRKQSYDKPYIFCVSNRKGHKNEVNLINAFINSNFSKSAYLVFTGNINQQLKSLISSLDVEKKVIFTGRITDAEMASFYRGAIFSIFPSYYEGFGLPIVESFACGTPVITSNVTSMPEIAGQAALLVNPDSQQEISNAIDILSANIELRKDLSLQGLERAKFYTWDKVVSRIEEAFKLLGYDDLIKRI from the coding sequence ATGATTTTATTTGATTCAAGATGGATTGGAGATCATGGTATTGGTCGATTTGCTAAAGAGATTTATGATAGAATGGATATGAAAGGTTTTTATAATACTTATAAGCCTACTAGTCCCTATGATCCGTTAAGATTGTCATTTAATAAAAATATTTCAAGCTATGATTTATTTTTTTCACCGGGTTATAATGCACCATTGATAAGTAAAAAACCTTATATATTAACAATACATGATTTGAATCATATTGATAGAAAGGAAAATAGTTCTATATTAAAAAATATTTATTATAGAACTGTTTTAGCCATATTATGTCAGAAATCCTTAGCTATTTTTACTGTTTCTGAATTCTCAAAAAGAAGAATCGTTGAATTTTTCCATGTTCCTAGACAAAAAATTTTTGTAGTGGGCAATGGTGTATCAGCAGAATTTTTACCTTATGGTAGAAAACAATCTTATGATAAGCCTTATATTTTTTGCGTAAGTAATAGAAAAGGACATAAAAATGAAGTAAATTTGATCAATGCATTTATAAACAGCAACTTTAGTAAATCTGCTTATCTTGTATTTACTGGTAATATTAATCAACAATTAAAATCATTAATAAGTTCTTTAGATGTGGAGAAAAAGGTTATTTTTACAGGTAGAATAACAGATGCTGAAATGGCAAGTTTTTATCGAGGAGCGATATTTTCTATTTTTCCTTCTTACTATGAAGGGTTTGGTTTACCAATAGTTGAATCTTTTGCTTGTGGAACGCCAGTTATTACTTCAAATGTAACTTCTATGCCTGAGATTGCTGGGCAAGCTGCATTATTGGTTAATCCTGATAGTCAGCAAGAAATATCAAATGCGATAGATATATTATCAGCAAATATTGAATTAAGAAAAGATTTATCTTTACAAGGATTAGAAAGAGCTAAATTTTATACTTGGGATAAAGTGGTTTCTCGAATAGAGGAAGCATTTAAATTATTAGGTTATGATGATTTGATTAAGAGAATATAA
- a CDS encoding glycosyltransferase family 4 protein, producing the protein MRIAIDARVIGSSTGTYALNLIKELEKIDKKNKYFILLRKKDFELYQPKCKNFQRVIADIKDYSFEEQIKLKKLLDGIKPDLVHFCMPQQPLLYKGKKITTIHDLTLLKSYNPSKNKIIFYLKQLVAKYLFKKIARSSDFIITPSNFTREEYLNFSKVEPDKVKVIYESGIDNRQDLVYKEYKIPFKKYILYVGQQTEYKNLKRLGKAHQLLLDKYPNLGLVLVGRLNVDAELNKSYFSKNGFKNIIFTGYISNSERNWLYKNAECYVFPSLMEGFGLPGLEAMAYETPVISSNATCLPEIYRNAAIYFDPLSYKDIADKIDIVLSGDRIKQELIINAKQVLPLYSWSKMAKETYKLYYDILKN; encoded by the coding sequence ATGAGAATAGCTATTGATGCAAGAGTTATTGGAAGTTCAACTGGAACTTATGCTCTTAATCTTATTAAAGAATTAGAAAAAATAGATAAGAAAAATAAATACTTTATTTTATTAAGAAAGAAAGATTTTGAACTTTACCAACCAAAATGTAAAAATTTTCAACGAGTTATAGCAGATATAAAAGATTATTCTTTTGAAGAACAAATAAAGTTAAAAAAATTATTAGATGGTATTAAACCAGATTTAGTACATTTTTGTATGCCGCAACAACCATTGTTATATAAAGGAAAAAAAATAACTACAATACATGATTTAACCTTATTAAAATCATATAATCCTTCTAAGAATAAAATTATTTTTTATCTAAAACAGTTAGTAGCTAAATATTTATTCAAGAAAATAGCTAGAAGCAGTGATTTTATTATTACCCCTTCAAATTTTACTCGAGAAGAATATTTGAATTTTTCTAAGGTAGAGCCTGATAAAGTTAAGGTTATTTATGAGAGTGGAATTGATAATAGACAAGATCTTGTTTATAAAGAGTATAAAATTCCTTTTAAAAAATATATTTTATATGTAGGGCAACAGACAGAATATAAAAATCTCAAACGGTTAGGGAAAGCACACCAGTTATTATTAGATAAATATCCTAATTTAGGGTTGGTATTAGTAGGTAGATTGAATGTTGATGCTGAACTTAATAAAAGTTATTTTTCTAAAAATGGGTTTAAAAATATTATTTTTACTGGGTATATTTCTAATTCTGAGCGTAATTGGTTATATAAGAATGCTGAATGCTATGTTTTTCCGTCTTTAATGGAGGGATTTGGTTTGCCCGGATTGGAAGCAATGGCGTATGAAACTCCTGTTATAAGTAGTAATGCTACTTGTTTACCAGAAATATATAGAAATGCTGCGATTTATTTTGATCCTTTGTCTTATAAAGATATAGCAGATAAAATTGATATTGTTTTATCAGGCGATAGGATTAAGCAAGAGTTAATAATAAATGCTAAACAAGTTCTACCATTATACTCTTGGAGCAAAATGGCTAAAGAAACTTATAAGCTGTACTATGATATATTGAAAAATTGA
- a CDS encoding ABC transporter substrate-binding protein, with amino-acid sequence MKIVAGVGAGLAFSGSLGTFTPNAIAASIKGKTIEAGIAYPLSTGFDPLTASGASSYAANLHIFEGLVDLHPATRKPYLALAAKEPEQVDDLTWRIVLRDGATFHDGSPVTTEDVVYSFERVLDPEKKSLFAMFIPFIAKVSALDDKTVEFKLKYPFALFTQRLTIVKIVPKHIVEKGQSQFDANPVGSGPFKFVSAVKDDKIVFEAYEAYNGQYPAQVEKMSWLLLSDAAARVTAQESKRTQAMESVPYIDIARLKNRKQTVESVQSFGLLFLMFNCEKAPFNNPKVRQALHFGIDTDKLIDIVFDGNAEAASSYVQTTHPDYVKATSQYPYDVKKAEALLKEAGVTQLHFQVLATDHDWVKESAPLILEAWNKIPGVKVTLQHLQSGALYNNHVDPGTYEVAIAPGDPSVFGNDLDLLLSWWYRGDVWPKRRFRWADTPEFAQVQALLDEAAKAKDHNEARKAWTNAINIIAEQVPLYPIVHRKLPSAWDSNALENYQPLPTTGVSFLGVGRK; translated from the coding sequence ATGAAAATTGTTGCTGGTGTCGGTGCAGGTCTTGCATTTAGTGGTAGTTTAGGGACATTTACCCCTAACGCTATTGCCGCAAGTATAAAAGGAAAAACCATTGAAGCTGGTATTGCTTATCCACTTTCAACGGGGTTTGATCCACTTACTGCAAGTGGGGCATCTTCTTATGCGGCAAACTTACATATTTTTGAAGGTTTAGTCGATCTCCACCCTGCTACCCGCAAACCATACCTCGCACTTGCAGCCAAAGAACCTGAACAGGTTGATGATTTAACTTGGCGTATTGTCTTACGTGATGGTGCAACTTTCCATGATGGTTCTCCAGTAACCACTGAAGATGTGGTGTATTCCTTTGAGCGTGTATTAGATCCTGAGAAAAAATCTCTATTTGCGATGTTTATTCCATTTATCGCAAAAGTCAGTGCGTTAGATGATAAAACCGTTGAATTTAAGCTCAAATATCCATTTGCTTTATTTACCCAGCGTTTAACCATTGTCAAAATCGTGCCTAAACATATTGTAGAAAAAGGACAATCACAATTTGATGCGAACCCTGTTGGTTCAGGTCCATTCAAATTTGTTTCTGCCGTAAAAGACGACAAAATCGTGTTTGAAGCCTATGAAGCATATAATGGTCAATATCCTGCTCAAGTGGAAAAAATGTCTTGGCTGTTGTTATCTGATGCCGCTGCTCGAGTAACCGCACAAGAATCTAAACGTACTCAAGCAATGGAATCTGTACCATACATTGATATTGCCCGCTTGAAAAATAGAAAACAAACGGTGGAATCAGTGCAATCTTTCGGTTTACTGTTCTTAATGTTTAACTGTGAAAAAGCACCGTTTAATAACCCTAAAGTACGTCAGGCCTTACACTTCGGTATAGATACCGATAAATTAATTGATATTGTCTTTGATGGTAATGCGGAGGCTGCTAGTTCTTATGTGCAAACTACGCACCCTGACTATGTTAAAGCCACCTCACAATATCCTTATGATGTGAAAAAAGCCGAAGCATTACTCAAAGAGGCGGGTGTAACACAATTACATTTCCAAGTTTTAGCCACCGATCACGACTGGGTAAAAGAAAGTGCTCCATTAATTCTTGAGGCATGGAATAAGATCCCGGGTGTAAAAGTAACGCTACAACATTTGCAATCTGGGGCGTTATATAACAATCACGTTGATCCCGGTACTTATGAAGTCGCCATTGCCCCGGGTGATCCTTCCGTATTTGGTAATGACTTAGATCTCTTATTAAGCTGGTGGTATCGTGGTGATGTATGGCCAAAACGCCGTTTCCGTTGGGCGGATACACCAGAATTTGCTCAAGTGCAAGCCTTACTTGATGAAGCTGCCAAAGCGAAAGATCATAACGAAGCAAGAAAAGCCTGGACGAATGCAATTAATATTATTGCTGAACAAGTACCGCTTTATCCAATTGTGCATCGTAAACTTCCGTCAGCTTGGGATAGTAACGCTTTGGAAAATTATCAACCATTACCGACTACTGGGGTTTCTTTCCTTGGTGTTGGTCGTAAATAA